One part of the Cyprinus carpio isolate SPL01 chromosome B12, ASM1834038v1, whole genome shotgun sequence genome encodes these proteins:
- the sost gene encoding sclerostin, with amino-acid sequence MQVSLALVQCGARLLLLLLLQGCFTAAHGWRALKNDATEIIPEYTEDTNRPEEQIQISNNNTMNRAKNGGRRSSANSRTYGASELSCRELRSTRYITDGSCRSVKPVKELVCSGQCLPAHLMPNSILRGKWWRSSSSDYRCIPAHSRTQRIQLQCPNGPNRTYKIRVVTSCKCKRYTRHHNQSDGKELSSKKPRRNKKHRSKVPSVNSNSY; translated from the exons ATGCAGGTGTCTCTAGCGCTCGTGCAGTGCGGCGCGcggctgttgctgctgctgctgctacagGGATGTTTCACAGCTGCGCACGGATGGAGAGCTTTAAAAAATGATGCTACAGAAATTATACCAGAATACACAGAGGACACGAATAGACCTGAGGAGCAGATACAAATTTCTAATAACAACACAATGAACCGAGCTAAGAACGGAGGAAGGAGGTCATCAGCCAACTCACGTACTTATG GAGCCTCTGAACTAAGCTGCCGGGAGCTGCGTTCTACCCGCTACATTACCGATGGATCTTGCCGCAGCGTCAAACCTGTAAAAGAACTGGTGTGTTCTGGTCAATGCCTTCCAGCTCACTTGATGCCAAACTCAATTCTAAGGGGAAAATGGTGGAGAAGCAGCTCATCCGATTACCGCTGCATTCCCGCTCACTCCCGCACCCAGCGGATACAGCTCCAGTGTCCTAACGGACCAAACCGGACATACAAAATCCGAGTAGTCACGTCTTGCAAGTGCAAACGCTACACTCGCCACCACAACCAATCGGATGGCAAGGAGTTGTCATCCAAGAAGCCACGACGCAATAAGAAGCACCGTAGCAAAGTGCCGTCTGTCAACAGCAATTCGTACTGA